The proteins below are encoded in one region of Lonchura striata isolate bLonStr1 chromosome 1, bLonStr1.mat, whole genome shotgun sequence:
- the GGCT gene encoding gamma-glutamylcyclotransferase, with amino-acid sequence MEPGREGGCWFLYYAYGSNLLRERLLLRNPSAALCAPARLQDFKLEFGHHQGRTSSVWHGGTATITQSPGDEVWGIVWKMNTCNLSSLDKQEGVEDGIYVPIEVNVHTQAGKVLTCRSYQMKDYVSGPPSPQYKKVICMGAKQNGLPTDYQEKLEAIETNNYAGPVPIMEEIEAAIKAEEINSA; translated from the exons ATGGAGCCGGGCAGAGAGGGCGGCTGCTGGTTCCTGTACTACGCGTACGGCAGCAACctgctgcgggagcggctgctgCTGCGGAACCCCTCGGCCGCGCTCTGCGCCCCGGCGCGCCTGCAG GATTTTAAGCTCGAGTTTGGTCATCATCAAGGCAGGACAAGTTCTGTCTGGCATGGAGGTACAGCTACCATTACTCAGAGCCCTGGGGACGAAGTGTGGGGAATAGTGTGGAAAATGAACACTTGCAATCTAAGTTCGCTGGATAA GCAAGAGGGAGTTGAGGATGGCATTTATGTCCCAATAGAAGTTAATGTACACACACAAGCAGGAAAGGTACTGACCTGTCGAAGCTACCAGATGAAGGACTATGTCTCTGGTCCCCCTTCTCCACAGTATAAAAAG GTTATCTGCATGGGTGCAAAACAGAATGGCTTGCCAACTGATTATCAGGAGAAATTAGAAGCTATTGAAACTAATAACTATGCAGGACCGGTGCCAATCATGGAAGAGATTGAAGCTGCTATTAAAGCAGAGGAAATAAATTCTGCATAG